ACGGACGAGTATTCTGTGCAACGGGTCCTCTATAGCTACCTGCTCATAAAATGGCTCAGGCAGTTCTACGGCAACATGAGTGAAGAAGATATTTACGAGCGGCATTTTGGCGGAATCTACTACGCCCTGGCCCGAGGCACCCATGCAAATACCAGCAACGGTATTTATTGTCAAACGTGGAAATGCTATGCCGATCTCGAAAGGAGCTACCGCAACATAGCCACACTCATGGGGCGCAGTGCAAAGGAGACTGCATAATGGAAAATACGAACATCTGCGAAACTACAGCTGAGTTTTACTCCTTGCTCCGCGAAATGCGCGGAATTTCCCCTATCGCCGAAAAAATGCACAATCTGCTCTGCGACCTGCAGCAAAGACCGCACCTTTCGGGCGACGCGCAGAAAGTACTATACATCTACCTCTCCCTGCTGGAAGACGGCAACACCCGTATCCCCCTCGATTCCGAACGCCTTTTCGCCAAATGGAAACAAAAATGGGATGGTCTCGTTGTGCAAGCAGAAAGCCGGGATACGTTGAAAGGCATCAAGCGGCAGGAACCTTACGCGGCGGCGGAAATCTTTTCGTCAGTCATCAGGAATGGCGTGAAGGACTTGCTTTCGGGGAACTATGCGCAAATTGTTGGAAAGGAATCAACTCCCCTATGCATTCAGCAAACGACCAATGGCTGTTATCTCATTTCGGCCAAGCACCTTGAAGACAAAGGCCATATCGAAAACATCTTCAAGTCGGGATTCTTTAAGGAAGTTACACTTGGTAGCAACGACGGGGAACAGACAAAGCAATTCGTTCAGGGGCTTTTGCGCGAAGGTTCCCCTATTGTTTTTGACGACCGTCAAATCGAAGTTATCACCCGAGGCGCAAAGCAGAATCTGATTATTACGGGCGGTCCCGGCACTGGAAAGACAACCGTTATCGGTTTTTTGCTGTGGAAACTCTTTGAATGTGACGCCAATTACCTAAACTGGGATTTGTACATGGCGGCCCCCAGCGGCAAGGCAGCGGACCGTCTCGCCGAAAGCATGGAAGATACCCTGCGCGAAATTTCGGATTCGAAAAAGAAGGAACACCCCCGCATTTTAGAAAAATTGACAAAGGCTTCGAGCAGTACACTCCATAGGCTCTTGAAATACAGTATTGCAAAGGGCGGATTCACATTCAATTCTGGCAATCCGCTTCCTGAGCAGGCCATCTACATCATTGACGAAGCCAGCATGATTGACATCTCGCTCTTTGCCGCCTTCCTCCAGGCTCTCCCCCCCAGCGGGAACTTCAAGCTGTTCATCCTTGGAGACCCGAACCAGCTACCCTCCGTCGATGCAGGCGCGGTACTTGGAAACATCCTGGAATTCAACCGCAATTTCGTGGTCAAGCTCACCCGTTCCAATCGTTTCGGCGACGATTCTAAAATAGGCATACTCGCCGGAAAAATCAAGCGGGGCGAAATAGTCCCGTTCGAAGCATCTTCATTTGAACCACACATGCGCTATTGGGAACAAGCCGACAGCATCTACATGCTTGACCTGAATCAGGGAAAAACCCTCTCCCGCAGAGAGGAACTCCGGGCAGTCGAAAGCCTTGTCTGCAAGTGGACAAAAAAATTCTACTCACCGCTTATGGAACTTGCCCAGTCCGTAAACCCGGACATCGCTGCAGATTGCATTCCTCCCGAGCAACTTGAAATCCGGAACCAGTTATGGGAATTGGCCAATCGGTCACGCATCCTATCGGCAGAACGGCGAGGAAACCGGGGCGTTGAAACATTGAACCAAATCGTCTCGGAAACGCTTACCCAGGCTGTGGCCCCCAAGTTCGTGGGACAAATCCTGATATTTAATCGCAACCAGAGCGAATTTGAACTGTACAACGGCGACACGGGAATCGTGGTGCAGTCCGCGAGACATGACCAGCTTTTCTTGATGCTCAAGAAAAAATCCCAGTTTGTATTCTACCCGCTCTCCTATTTCCCAGAAGATTGCCTAGACCCCTCCTTCGCGATTACCATCCACAAATCCCAGGGATCCGGCTACCCGAACATCATGATGTTCCTGCCTACGCGAAAGGGACATCCGTTATTGAATCGCCAGATTCTTTATACGGGTGTGACTCGTACAAAAAAACAGAGCCTGACCATCATCGCCACCCCCGAAACCTTTAAGGCCGCCTGCGAGACGGTCATCGAACGCGATACAGGTATAGAAATCCAGTAGAAATCTCTTTTTTTGCTTAATTCGTCCGTAGAAAACTTATATTAGAGGCAAGGAAGAACAATGAAACCACTTTGTCGCTACATAATTTTTGCCGCGGCCCTTTTAGGCATAGCCGGTTGCGCCTCTGCGCCCCCATCCCACGACGCGGAACGCGCCAGGGCACGGGCAGGATACAGCGCGCTAGACTCCGAAACCAGCCCTGCGGCAAGCACCCCGTCCGTAACCTCGGCCCCTACCGCCGCTTACTCCGGAGTTTCTCGCCCCATACTGATGGCACTACCCGCCGCCTCGGGTAAAGGCTCCTCCCCCATGGAGGTCGTTTCCAACAATCCCTTTGCCAAGGCCGTCATGGAAGGTATTAACGAGTACCTTACCGAAAAGGGCTACGAGGTGCGCTCCCTGGAAGGTTCCGAAGACCTGTCCAACCTAATCCAGATGCAGGGCGATATTTCTGGCAACGGCGACGACATGTCCTACATTGCAGGGCTTGCCCTCGGCGCCGATGTCTATATCAAGTTCTCCGGTTCTATCAAGAACGACATGGTGAATGTCGAACTTTCCGCCTATGAAACCTCCACAGCCAGGCAGCTCGGTTCCAAAACTGGCATGGTCCAGAACCACGGGAACAGCAAGGACAAGCAGCGTTACCTGGTAATTTCTGCCGCCAAAAAAGCGCTCCCCGCCCTAGAAAAGACAATCCTCTCTTACTGGAACGAAGACGCCAAGAAGGGCGTCCAGTACAAGGTGGTCCTCCGGATTGGCGAAAGGTTCCAGGGGTCGGAACTAGAAGACCTGCAGGACCTGAGCATATCTTCCCTGAGAAGCACTTTCAAGTCTGTTCGAGTCAATAACGTAACCGAAAGGACCATAGACATCATCGTCTATGCAGACCCCGAGGTTTATCCGGACGCCTACGCCGTCTATTCGGCCGTCAAAAGCGCCGTTTCCTCTTCTGCCCAAGCAAAGAAGAACAACATCGTCAACAAGCTTATCATTCTGGAACTGAACTAACCCGGCATTCCCCATGTTTCCGAAAGTCCTCCTCATTTTCTTCGTTTTTGCCATAGCCGTTTCGGCCAAGGTTATTTCCTGGACCGGCTATTCCGAAGAATCCCAGGAGGCGGCTACGGAGGCGGCACGTGCGGGGGTTGCCAAACAGATTTCTGTACATATTGACGCCTCCACAAGCGTAACCCACAGCGAAACAACCCCCGACAACGGCAACTCCGAAATCGAAAAGAAAATCAAAAGCCAGAATTTTTCCAGATCAGACTTGCTTCTAAACGGCATCCGCATTCAGGTTCTACCCAAGGACGGCAAGCGTTTCGGAGCCACCGCCACCCTGGACCTGGACGAACTTCTTTCCAAGTACAGGTTCAAGCTGGAAACCCTCCAGCGCACAATCAACGAAACGGAAACCAAAGCAAGGCAGGCCCTTGCAGAACAGCGTTTTGTCGAAACGGACCGACAGCTCGCCACAATCCCAGGAATCGTAAAATCCCAAGAGCCCATCCTGGAGGAAATGTCCTTATACACTCCTCTGGACAACTCCATGCGGCTCAAGACGGAATCCGCCGCCATACAGCAGGCTCTGACTCAGGCCCTACGGCAGCTCCAGATTTCCGTATCAAAAGAAGGCAACCCGCAAGAACTCGGCCCGAAATCGAGCTTTCTCCTAACCGTAACCGTAGCGGGCCCCAAGGGGCCAATCCCCAATTTTCCACTCCTTATCGAAAACGGCGGAAAAGCCCTTGCAAATGCCGCTACCGACGCCCAAGGTGCAGCCACCTTCCAAATTCCGGCAAGCAACCTGACCCGCGGTTCCGGCGAAATCCTCATCCATCCGGCCATTTCTGCAAACCAGCGCAACCTCGCGGGCCTCATAGCAACCAAGGTTCCCTACCAGGTTTCTTCTCCTGTATGCCCGCTAAATCTTGCCTGTAACCAAGGGCCGTCGGCTTGCGCCGCCGTAGCCGACCAGATTTCAAAACACTTCGGCCAGGTGGTGCAAGACAGGAGCGCCCAAACAGTCACCGTCCGTATCAAGTCTACTTCCGAACGCACTCTGAAGAACATCACCAGCTACAAGGTCAGCCTTTCCCTTTCGGCGGGAACCAGGGAATGCAAGTGGAGCGGAACTGGAGCAGGCAGGACAAAAGACGAAGCCCAGACCAACGCCCTGAAAAAGATGGACCTGGGTAACTGTATCGAAACTCTTGAGGTTTGCCCATGAAATGGATAAGCCAAAAGATTTTCCAGTTTATGGGGACCGTAGTTCTCTGCCTCCCAATCTTTTCGATGGCAGAACCTTCCATTCTTCTTTCGACCATTTCAAAAGAAGAAATCCAGTCAAAATTAAAGCAGTTGCAAACTTACAGGGATCGAGATGATTTAGATTATGGAACACGCCAAAAGCTCACCGACCTGTGGAGCGAGGCCCAAGAAATCCAAGAAATGAACGACCGCTGTAGCGAGATTTCCCTATCCGAAGAACTGGACAGCGACTGCGATTCTTTTTACAGGGTAACTCTCCCCGAATTCGAAAACCATTACCAGGAACTTACCGGAGAAATCCGCCTCAGCGGGACAAGGCTTGTCGCCAGCATCAAGGACAAGCGAGAAGCCATAGAAACTTGCTACAAGGCCATGCCATTGCACGGCTGGAGCCCGGAGCAATGGCTAAAAATGGAAGGCCAGGCATCGCCGGAGCCTCTCTCCGATGGCGTAGAAGTCGCTTATTACTTTGAAGTCGATAAGGACCCTCAGAAGTCCGGAGCCTGGAACCAGCAGGTGTCCTTGTGGTACGAAGCCTGCCAAGAGGTCTTGTTCCGCAACAATGACAGGAACCAGCTTGCCCCCCTGTTCATAGATAAAATGAAAAGCAACTCAGAGGGAGAATACCTGGAATTCAAGCTCACGTCAAATAAAAAAGACTTCGACATATATCTAAAGAAGGGATTTTCTGCCACATACACGCTGAACGGCAAGGAGCTGTTCATATACAGCGTAGACGAAGACGTAAAATTGGGAACCCTTCTGCTCCAGACGCCCCACAGCAATTCTACCATGTACCTAGAGTTGCCTTCGGAGCGATACATCGGCAAACAGATTTATTCCGACCGAAAAATCAGGAAGGGGCTCGAAGGACATATCGTCTGGGGCAAATACAAAAAGCCAACCAAGGTTCAGACCTACAATTACAGCTATGAAGAAAACGAGCCGGCCTCAGACTACACATCCGACCAGAATACCAATATTAACGAAGGGCCCAAAGTGCGGGATTACGGCTTTTATTTTCAGTTCAATACCGGTTTTGTCATGAGTTTCTTGAGCGTCTCTCAGGAACTAAAACAGGAATTTGAAGGAACCATCAATCCAGACTCCACCGAAATGTTCACCTGGCCCATGACGGTCAAGTTGCGTTACTACGGCAGAGCTGGAGTTATCGGAATTGGTACCGGCGTAGCACTTTCATGGCTAGTATCAGAAAGAACCCGAGAAAAGGAAGCCTACAGCAACGAGTCTGAGCCGGAATACAAGCTGCTCGATTTTTACTTTGCCCCGGTGGCCATGGCAGAAATGGCATTCGGAAGAGACGTCGAATTTGGCGCCAGGGGGCATTTCTTTTTCCACCCGGATAGACCCACCCTCATGCTGGGCGGCTATATCTCGCTAGGGGACGTCATGAACCTGGATATCGGCTGGGTCAGCATCGCCCACCGAAAATGGACCAACGCCTATCAAAATTCGAACGGAGCCTATGTCGGCTTGACCGTTTCAATGCCGACCTACTCCCTTTATTCAACAGGCGAAGAGAAAAAGCATTAAGCCTCGATATACTTTTCCATAAAATCCTTCACCGGAAGCGGCTTGGAATAGTAATACCCCTGCAAGTTCTTGATCTTGAAAAGGAGCAAGTAATCCCGCATTTCGGCAGTCTCGATACCTTCTGCCGTCACCGACGAGGAGAAGGAATTGGCCAGCTCCGAAATGAACCGCACCGTGTTCTGGTCCGAAGAATCCTTCTCTATGTTTATGACAAAGCTCCGATCAATTTTCACCGTAGATACGGGCAGTTCCCGCAAGATTCCGAGGGAACTGAACCCCGTGCCGAAATCGTCCAGAGCCACCTTGACGCCATGCTCCCGAAGGGCCGTAAATATCTCCTTCAAGAGCGAAATGTCTAGCATACGGCAGCGCTCCGTAATTTCAAGGCAGAGATTCTGGGGCGGATACCCCGTCTCCTTGAGAATGGCCAGCACGTCTTCTACAAAATCACGATTTTCCAGCTGGGTATAGGACAGGTTCACGTTCACCACGAATCCCGGATAACGCCTAAGGAACCTCTTCGCATCTTTCAGCGCCGTGCGCAAAATCCACCGGCCAAGTTCCGGGAAAAGATTGTCACGCTCCAGCACCTCCACGAATTCTAGCGGAGACACGATTCCATATTCGTCATTTTTCCAGCGGATCAGGGATTCCGCTCCGGTAATCATCTCGGTTTCTGCATCTACGATAGGCTGGTAACAGAGGAAAAATCCCTCGCAGTTGTTCACGATACTATTGCGGATAACGTTCAGGCGCTCAATGGCAAAACGTTTGTCTTCGCTGACGCTGTTCTTAAGCACATAGAGTTCGCCCAGATGGTTAATCTTGGACTCATAATAGGCGAAACGGAGACACGAATAAACCGTTTCTACAGACACGTCAAACCGTTCCAGGTTGATGGCGCCCGCCACAAAAGAAAGCACCACATGCTGGCCGTCCACTATCAGGTCGTGAATGCAATTATACTGTATTCGCTTGTAAAGATTCTTGAGGTCTTCGGAGGTGGCGTTCTTGCACACGATGGCAAACTTGGTGCCGTCCATGCGGTACCACTCTCCCATATCAAAAGCTTCCACCTTGATCATCTTGGCGAATTCCTGCAGCACCCGGTTCCCGAAGGTGTAGCCGTAAATTTCATTCAGGTGCGAAAAATCCAAAAGCCCCAGCATCATAATCTGGATTTTCTCGCCCTTCCAGGTCGAAGAACGCAAATCGTCCATAAAGCCGTAAAGGCTCCGGGAATTGGACACATCGTCGAAATAGCTCAGGGCATCGTTATTCCTGATTGTTCCGCTAAAGAATTCGGGAGTCCCGTTCTCGTCCCTAACGAGCACTCCCCGGCAGGTACACACGATGTAGCGACCGTTCTTGGTTTTGATACGATACTGCTCATGGTGATTACCCGCATTCCGGTCATAAACATTTTTCACGCTTTCCTTGAATGCAGGCAAGTCTTCCGGATGTATATTCCTCATCCAAACAAGGAGCGCGTCCTTCATGTATTCAGAAGGCAAGCCGAAATAATCAACGGCATCCTTGGACCACCTGGTTATCCCCGATTCGATATGGGTCACATAGGTGTAGGCTCCATTGGCCAGCACGGAGAAGGCGTCGAACAGGGAATCTATCCGCGTTTTTATACCATCGTTCATCTTTCGCCTCCTTGTGCGTAAAACACCTGGTTTCGTCCATTTTCCTTGGCCTTGTAAAGGGCCTGGTCCACACGGACATAGGCCGAGTCGGCAGATTCGCCCTCCTGGATTTTCACCACGCCAACGCTTACGCTACGGTGACCCGCCTTTTCGAACTCCATTTCATTGAAGGCCTTGCGAACTTTTTCTGCAAAATCAAGAGCCTTTTCAATAGGCGTCTCACGCAAAAGCACCATAAATTCTTCGCCGCCCCAACGACCAATAGGCGATTTCACCGTTAAAATCGATTCCCGCAGTCCACGGCTGGTTTCATCAAAATCATCGTCGTCCTCCATCACCCTGTAATCCGACGAGTCTATTTCCGAAAGCCCCGTTTCATCCACCGTCTTTTTCAAGACGTTGGAGATGCCGATAATGACGTTGTCCCCCTCCTTGTGGCCGTAGGTATCGTTAATCTTCTTGAAATCGTCAATATCCATCATCACAAGGCACGCAGGCGTTTTCTCCGCTATACATTCCTTGATGCAGCGCTGGATTTCACCACGGTTGAACAAGTGCGAAAGGGGGTCCGTAATGGCCATCAGGGACAGCTTCGCATTTGCCTGCGCCAGTTCCTGAGTGGCAGCATCGATAAAGGTGGCAAGGCGGTTAATCATGGAAACCTGGCCCGAGAACGAGTCCTCCGCCATATCAAACTTGTGACTATCGTCGCCATCGCCTTCACGCATGGCGGCAATCACCAGCGTCACGTTGTGCTGGTTTACAAAACCGTTAGTCCTCAAAAATTCGCCGGCGGTGTAAAAGCCCGATGTAGGGGCGATACTCTGAAACGGAAGAGTTTCGTTGCTGATTTCTTCTTTTCCCCAAAAAGAACGACGGGCCGCACAGGAAAAGACCTTGATGATATCGGGCTTGAACTCCCCTATTTTTTTACCATCCTTGCGAATACAGTCCAAGATTGTCCAGGGGTCGCCATAGGCAAGGCGGGCCTTGACATTCTCGTCAATGTCCGACGTCATAACCAGAGTGCCGTCTTCGTTGCAATGAACAGGGGCCCGGAGAATATCTATGCCGTTGTGCTTGTAAAAGAAGGGGAATTCCAGCGTATTGGCGAAAAAATGTTCGTCATTCAAGATTTTCAAATAGCGGTAATAGATTTCGTAAGCGGGCTTGCCGTCCAGTTCAAACAGCAGGGCATTTTGCGCCTTTGTTACCAGGAACTCCCTGCCGAGGGGTTTCCAGCCAGCGATATGCGTGGTGTAGATATGTAAGTCTTCGCCTCCTATCAAAAGGACAAGGATTCCCCGTTCCGAATACCCCCCTACATTCGAAAAGACGCAGGCATCGTTCTTGGACAGGTCCGGGTTAAAGGCACCTCCGCCAAAAATGGCAATTGACTCATCTACATCGTGCAGTGCATCGCAAAGAGGCGACAGGGACATGCCCCGAATAGTCAGTTGCAGCTCCACCCCCTTGACCCAGGAGTTTTCCCGGACTTCCCGCTTGATATTTTCCACCACCTCCAGCGCCGTTTCGCCATTCAGGGTGTACTGCAGAAGCTTCACCTTCGTAGTGGGCTTTTCCAAGATGGTACAGACAATGGATATGGTAGCAGAGGAAAGCCTCCCTTCTACGATGTTTCCATTGGTGGAGCAACCCATGCAGATGGCGTGGGGGATGGTCCTTGTGATGACATTGCTGACCAGTTCCATCTGCCCCCGGTCCAGGGAATCGGAATATATCTGGAAAACAACATTAGAACAGCTCTTTGACTTGTACCAAAGGCGAACCTTTTCGAGATCCCGAGTCAGGGACGTGATACTGTGGTAATCAAACTGGAACTGTTTCATCTCGCTACCGCCGGGCAAGCATCATATAGAAGATACCTTTAAAATCATTAGTTTACTCATAAAAAAACGGGTTCTTTGCTCCAACTTGGAATAATCACCCATAAATCGCACGGGCATTTTTCGGCATTTTCTCTTCTTTTTGAATATTTCAAGCGAAAATCTTCGTATATTGAGAGTATGAGCAAGTTTTTCAGTCTTATTTCAGCAATCCTGCTGTTCGTCTCCCTAGCAGCGGCAGATACCACCGCAGTGGCTACCGATTCCGCCAAGACCAGC
The Fibrobacter sp. DNA segment above includes these coding regions:
- a CDS encoding EAL domain-containing protein, whose amino-acid sequence is MNDGIKTRIDSLFDAFSVLANGAYTYVTHIESGITRWSKDAVDYFGLPSEYMKDALLVWMRNIHPEDLPAFKESVKNVYDRNAGNHHEQYRIKTKNGRYIVCTCRGVLVRDENGTPEFFSGTIRNNDALSYFDDVSNSRSLYGFMDDLRSSTWKGEKIQIMMLGLLDFSHLNEIYGYTFGNRVLQEFAKMIKVEAFDMGEWYRMDGTKFAIVCKNATSEDLKNLYKRIQYNCIHDLIVDGQHVVLSFVAGAINLERFDVSVETVYSCLRFAYYESKINHLGELYVLKNSVSEDKRFAIERLNVIRNSIVNNCEGFFLCYQPIVDAETEMITGAESLIRWKNDEYGIVSPLEFVEVLERDNLFPELGRWILRTALKDAKRFLRRYPGFVVNVNLSYTQLENRDFVEDVLAILKETGYPPQNLCLEITERCRMLDISLLKEIFTALREHGVKVALDDFGTGFSSLGILRELPVSTVKIDRSFVINIEKDSSDQNTVRFISELANSFSSSVTAEGIETAEMRDYLLLFKIKNLQGYYYSKPLPVKDFMEKYIEA
- a CDS encoding GGDEF domain-containing protein; this translates as MPGGSEMKQFQFDYHSITSLTRDLEKVRLWYKSKSCSNVVFQIYSDSLDRGQMELVSNVITRTIPHAICMGCSTNGNIVEGRLSSATISIVCTILEKPTTKVKLLQYTLNGETALEVVENIKREVRENSWVKGVELQLTIRGMSLSPLCDALHDVDESIAIFGGGAFNPDLSKNDACVFSNVGGYSERGILVLLIGGEDLHIYTTHIAGWKPLGREFLVTKAQNALLFELDGKPAYEIYYRYLKILNDEHFFANTLEFPFFYKHNGIDILRAPVHCNEDGTLVMTSDIDENVKARLAYGDPWTILDCIRKDGKKIGEFKPDIIKVFSCAARRSFWGKEEISNETLPFQSIAPTSGFYTAGEFLRTNGFVNQHNVTLVIAAMREGDGDDSHKFDMAEDSFSGQVSMINRLATFIDAATQELAQANAKLSLMAITDPLSHLFNRGEIQRCIKECIAEKTPACLVMMDIDDFKKINDTYGHKEGDNVIIGISNVLKKTVDETGLSEIDSSDYRVMEDDDDFDETSRGLRESILTVKSPIGRWGGEEFMVLLRETPIEKALDFAEKVRKAFNEMEFEKAGHRSVSVGVVKIQEGESADSAYVRVDQALYKAKENGRNQVFYAQGGER
- a CDS encoding AAA family ATPase; the encoded protein is MENTNICETTAEFYSLLREMRGISPIAEKMHNLLCDLQQRPHLSGDAQKVLYIYLSLLEDGNTRIPLDSERLFAKWKQKWDGLVVQAESRDTLKGIKRQEPYAAAEIFSSVIRNGVKDLLSGNYAQIVGKESTPLCIQQTTNGCYLISAKHLEDKGHIENIFKSGFFKEVTLGSNDGEQTKQFVQGLLREGSPIVFDDRQIEVITRGAKQNLIITGGPGTGKTTVIGFLLWKLFECDANYLNWDLYMAAPSGKAADRLAESMEDTLREISDSKKKEHPRILEKLTKASSSTLHRLLKYSIAKGGFTFNSGNPLPEQAIYIIDEASMIDISLFAAFLQALPPSGNFKLFILGDPNQLPSVDAGAVLGNILEFNRNFVVKLTRSNRFGDDSKIGILAGKIKRGEIVPFEASSFEPHMRYWEQADSIYMLDLNQGKTLSRREELRAVESLVCKWTKKFYSPLMELAQSVNPDIAADCIPPEQLEIRNQLWELANRSRILSAERRGNRGVETLNQIVSETLTQAVAPKFVGQILIFNRNQSEFELYNGDTGIVVQSARHDQLFLMLKKKSQFVFYPLSYFPEDCLDPSFAITIHKSQGSGYPNIMMFLPTRKGHPLLNRQILYTGVTRTKKQSLTIIATPETFKAACETVIERDTGIEIQ